ACCGAAGACGCCAATCTGCCAGGCGGAAAAGCCGAGCGCATCAATAAGATACAATGTGATGATGGGTAAATAACATCCTTGAACAAAGTACTGAAGAAACATCATCAGATAAAGACGCATCTTGAGAAGTTTATCTGTACTTTGTGTAGCCGGGCTGTCGATTGCGGTCATCCTGATGTGGCCCTGAACAAAAAAGTGGAGAGAGTGATTTAAAACTCAATTGAAGTCGAACAGATTTATTTTTCAATCACCCAAATATTTCTGAAACGAACTGGATTCGAGTGATTTTGCAGAAATAGGGGGCCGGCAATGGTTTCGTCTTTATTGGTGCCTCCCGGTGTGGGCCCATCGATTTCGCGGTTATCATGAATGGTCACTCCATTATGTTTGACTGTGATTTTCGCTTTGTCGGTCTTGTTACCCTCTTTGTCGTATTTAGCTGCCTGGAAGTCAATATCATATGTCTGCCAGGCGAGTGGCGGAAAACACATATTCACACTGGGAGCACCTACTTTATAAATCCCCCCGCATTCGTTGTCTTTACCTTCCAGGCCAAAGGAATCCAGAATTTGGACCTCATAACGTCCCAATACATAGCAGCCACTGTTGCTTCTGCCTTGACCGCGTGCCTGAGGCATGAATGGTAACTGAAACTCCAAATGGAGATGGCCATCTTTAAATTTCTGTTTGCTGGTGACACCCTCTTTTAAGAGCCCCTCGTTTGTGATTTTACCATTGGTGAAATTTTTGACGGTTTCCTCTGCCCGATTTGAATCGAACAAAACCTTGGCATTGGCAGGTGCTTTTTTACCGAGTGTAGGGCTCTTTCGATGTACCTTCTTAATTGTTCCTACCTGATTTCCGTCTGCGTCGAAGATAGTAATTTTACCATCTTCCAGATCTCCACGGCCTTGCTCTGATGTGAAGGAAATTACATTCCCTGTTTTTTCACCTTTTGCGGAGACTTTTTCTTTTTGATCCCAACCGTCACCGGGTAAGCCTCCCGGATAACCGACAGCCTGAAACGCCCCATCACCTAACGCGATAACCTGGACACCGTATTTCAGTGGTTCGTTACTATCTTCCCCTAAAACTCCCGAGTACTCTCCCTGTATCTGGAAGTCAGGGCCTGCCTTTTCAACACTGGTTGCCGCCCATTTGGGAGACTTGGAATCGGCATCACTGTCATGAGTAAAAACGAAAAGCAGAGAGCAGATTATCAGGGCGCAGAGAGGGAATCGCTTCATTGTATTTCTCCAAGGATCGTATTTGCTGTAAGGTTGTGGATCAGTAGAAAACTGACTTGAAATCGAATGTGACAAGTCGTTATGACTTGCAAGATTTAGTTTCATTGTGCGAATCGATACTCAGAGATGCAAGTACATCGGCTAAGGTTTCTTATACTGTACGGTACGTGTGTGTATTGGTTTTTGATAAAACTTGTGATGGTAAGGTGTTAAAAAATTTTGTAAGATGGTATGTAGAAACGTATGAATAAAAGACGAGAGAGGGTACGGGCTGTCACAGCGATGCCGGATATCAGACTATCATTGAGGATGTCGGCCCCTTGTATTGATTGATTGAGAGCATTGGTTAACAGCGGAAGAGCTTTATGACATCTGACAAAAACAAAAAAATTGCAGCAGATTGCTGGCGAAGGGGCAACGAAGCCTTGGCCAAAGAAAATTGGGATTATTCCATCGATATGTTTACCACTGCGGTAAAGCTGGAACCCGAAGCGCTTCTTTATCGGCAGACCAAACGTGGCGCTGAACGCAAAAAATATGGAGATAACAATTCCGGTTCGAAAATGGGAGTTCTGAAAATTACCGGATTGAAGACTAAGATCAAAAACTCGCGCCGTAAAAAGGACTGGGTCTCAGTCGATCAATATGCAGAAGAAGGCCTGTCAATTAACCCCTGGGATCCTGTTTTAAATGCGGAAATGGCTGAGGCCTGTAAGAATCAGGGTTATGAAGATTCTGCCATTTTCGGATATAAAATGGCCATCGAAAATGATAAGACAAACAAAGGTTATTACACCGACCTGGGTGAGTTGTTAGAAGAGAAGGGCGAGTTCAAACAGGCCAGAGAATGCTGGGAAATGGCGCTGAAACTGGATCCGGTAGATGGGAATGCCCGTTCCAAAGTAACCGCTTTAATGGCCACAGAGACCAGGGTACGAGGAGGTTATGAGGGTGCTGAGAATTCAAGTGGCGCGAAGAAGGGGCAGTCTGCCTATGATGAAGGACGGGCGACACGCGAGCAGAGACAGCAGGCCCAAAAAGGAAATGCACCAGATGGCCCGGGACAGTCGCTCGAAGCAGACCTCCAGCGTGCGATTCGAAAAGAACCTGAAAATAAGGACCACTATTTAAGGTTGGCTGATTTTTATCGACGTGAGGGAAAGTTGCCCGAAGCAAAAGAGCATTACGAAAAGGCCTATGAGCTATCCGGGAAAGACGCAAACATCGGCGAGCAGATTGAAGATATCGAACTTGAAAAGTTGAGGGATCAACTGGTCAAAGCGAAAGAACAATTTAATGCCGACCGCGAAAATGCGGAAGCGAAGAAGCAGGTGACCTTGATCAGCAAAGCGCTAATTAAGCGAGAAATCGATGTCATGTCCAGACGGGTCGAACGTTACCCAGCCGACTTGAGGATTAAATTCGAGTTGGCCCAACGGTTTATTCGCATTAAAAAGTGGGGGTCGGCTATTTCATTACTGCAACAGTCAGTGAAAGATACACGAATCAGTTCCGAGGCTTTGGTGGCGTTAGGGAAATGTTTCTACGCAGAAAAGAAAAAAGAGCTTGCTAAACGTCAGTTTGAGAAGGCACTGCCTTCTCTTTCTCCGGATGACAAACCCGATATTTATAAAGAAGCACACTATCTGCTAGGTCGCTTGTATCAAGAATCGGGTGAGAAAGATAAAGCAGCCGATCACTATAGCGAGATCTTAGCCGTCGATTACGATTACAAAGATGTCAAAGATCGGTTGGAAGGTCTTTAATCAGGAAGAGTTAGAATCTTCGGTCGCATTCCATTTTTCCTGAAAAAAGCTCTTTTTCGCAGCGCAAAATGGCTGGAATAACGACTTACAGGTTGTTAAGCTTCTACTCTGCCTGAGATTTTTAGTGGCGACTGTCTTCGTTGATGGTGGTCAGTGTAAGTCATAAACAGTTACTCAGAAATTACTTAAGTCAAACAAATGCCAAATTCCAATAGTGCAAAAAGAGCATTACGAAAAAGTGAAGTTCGTCGTCTTCGAAACCGTTCCAGCCGTTCGGAATTAAGATCTGCTATTAAAAACGCTCGTATTGCGATTGCAGGTGATGATTCTCAAAACGCAATCAAAGCCCTTCAGGCTGCAACCAAAAAAATTGATCAAGCTGCTGCGAAAGGCATTATCCATAAAAATGCTGCCGCTCGTACGAAATCACGACTGGCAAAGTCTGCTAATAAAGCAACTGCTGAATAATCGGCAATTGGTTAAATCATAAACGGCCCCTCGTAGTCGATTCTGTTTTCACAGGATTCTTTACGCGGGGCTTAAGTTATAAATGGTCACATATTTTCACGAGTGCATAACAAAACCACCATCGACATTAATCGTTTGTCCTGTCACTTGAGCGGCACGAACTGAGCTGAGAAAAACGATCATATTGGCGATATCTTCTTTCGTCTGCCAACGTTGTAGCGGGACCAGTTGTTTGATTTTTTCTCCTGCCCATTGCTCATAGGTTTTCTGGTTCTCTTTGGATTGACGATCATTCCAAGCCTGCCACACCGATTGATTCAGGGGAGTCTGTACCATTCCGGGACAAACGGAATTCACACGGATTCCATCCCCGGCTAAATCCTTAGCCATACATTGTGCAAAGTTAATGTTAGCGGCTTTGGATGCACTATAAGGGGGATCGGTTTGGGAACCGATTTGACCTGCAATCGAACTAATGAATGTCATAGTTCCTCTGCCAGCCTGTTGCATAACGGGGGCTAATGTATGGGCAATATGCACCATGCCTTGCATGTTAACCTCAAACACGCGTGGCCAGTCAGAGGGTTCTAAGTTCGTAAACGGAAAGCCAAACTTTCTTGAGCCAATTGCAGCCGCGTGTACCAGGTGATCAATATGAGAAGTGCGATTCAATGTCTGTTGAGTGATTTCCTCGACCGCCTTCAAGTCTGTAATGTCGACTTGAAACCCCAGCACAGTTTGTCCGGTCTCTTTACTTAATTGATTGGCAATCAACTCGATCTGATCGGTTTGATCCCAGAGAATGGGCTGGGCTCCTTCTTCGGCGAACGTACGCGCTGTCACCAGACCGATGCCACTTGCTCCACCTGTAATCACCACAGTGGCACCTGACAAATTGAGATCCATTTCTGATTTTATCCTGAGCTGTGAGAGAAGTATTTGGAATTGAGGTATCTCCATTTTGATCGATGGCTTTTCCTGCTGCAAGTCGATTGCTATCTTAATACATGATGAAACAGGAGCAGATGCGCAGTAGAAGGGAAACTAACGCCATGAGACTTGGAATGATTAATTCTGCCTGGGCCCAAGCAGGCCGAGATACCGTCTGGGGCTTAGAAAAGACAAAAGCGCTTGGATTTGACTGTGTCGATATTTTTATCGATCCACTTGATGCTGACGTCCGTGAACGAAAACTGGTCAAAGATACGTGCGATCGGCTCGATCTGCCGATTGTCTCGGTGTGTTGTGTGGCAGTGGGATTAATCGACTTCAATCCAAGTGTGCAACGTTTTCATCTCCAAAGGGTAAAAGACTATCTAGATCTGTGTTACGAATACGAGGCCCAAAATCTACTGCTGGTGCTGGGAGAATACATCTGGAACCGGGAAGTGATACCGCCGGAAGAACAATGGAAACAGGGGGTCGCGCAATGCCGGTCGCTCGCTACATATGCGGATTCTCTGGGATTAAAAATCGCTCTCGAACTGGAACCCTTTTCGCTCTCATTATTGAACGACGTCGATTCGATGGTTCGTTTTGTGGATGAGGTGAACCATCCTGCATTAAAAGCCAATATTGATATTTCCCATTTAGTGTTAGCGAATGTAGAACCGGAAGAACTGAGAAAATTACAGGGCAAAGCGATACACGTACATATTTCTGACTGTGACGGCAAAGTACACGGCGATTTGCCACCGGGGCGGGGAGTGGTTCCTTTCGAACCTTATCTGGATGAAATCAAAAAATTGAACATTGAGGGGGCGATTTCGCTGGAATTGGAATATTCTCCTGATCCCGACAAAATTGAGGAATGGGTCCAGGAAGCCTATGAATCGACCAGCGCTTTGCTGCAAAAGACAGGTTTGAGGGGTTAAAACCGCAGAAAACGACCTGAAACCAGAGAGTTTTTTGATTTCGTCGAATCCGTGTGCCAGTTGCTTGAAGTTTTCAATCTGTTTCCCTAATTTCGCTGATAGAAACGCCCAGTGGTTGGCGTTGATTCTGTGAACCTTTTGTACATATTGAGAATTCAAACAATGGCTGATCTGATTGCCCCTCATGGCGGATTGAGTGAACCTGTCTGTTGTACCGTTTCTGCTGAGGAAATTGATAGCTTCAAAGCCGAAGCCGCAACGCTGCCTAAAGTCCCTGTTTCTGCAGCTGATTTATCAACCGTCTACCGTTTAGGAGATGGTACATTGAGCCCCTTAACGGGTCCAATGGGTGAAGAAGTTTATAACCGTGTCCTCGATGAAGCGTGCATCGAAGTCAATGGTAAGCAATATGCATGGACAATTCCTTTGGCATTGCCTGTCACATCGGAATTGGCAGGCACACTTTCCAGTGGGCAAAAAGTCGCGTTAACAAATCCCGCAGGGGACATCGTTGCCACATTGGATATTACGGATGTGTATGAGTGGGACAAGCCCAAGTATCTGAAGAGTGTATATCAGACCGAACGCACCGATCATCCGGGCGCTGCCATGGTCCTTGAGGGCGATGCAGATAACTCTCACCTCATTGGTGGAGAGATTCGCGTCTTACCACAGCCGAAGAACAGTTCATTCGGAAAATATGTCCTCACGCCCCGTGAAGTACGTGCTCTGATTGCCGATAAAGGCTGGGAAGCCGTGGTCGCGTTTCAAACTCGAAACCCTCTGCACCGTGCTCACGAATACGCTCTGGTTTACGGCCTGGAAACTCTGTTGCGACAAGGCAAAAACGCAGGCGCGGTTTTGAATCCGCTCATCGGCGAAACCAAGAGTGACGATGTGAGTGCCGAAATTCGGATGGAGACCTATGAAAAACTGATCGAGAACCGGGAACTCGGAGACGGTGATAGTGATCCTGAATTATGGGGACCACGTGACGATAGTCCTCCAGATCGGGTTTTATTGCTCGGCCTGGATATCAAAATGTTCTACGGCGGTCCGAAAGAAGCGGTAATGCATGGCATCTACCGTCAGAACATGGGATACACCAACATCGTCATTGGTCGTAAACATGCCGATGCTCCCTACGCTGATGGAACCGCCATCTGGGGCGACTTCGATGCCCAGGAGATCTTCAATAATCTGGCGGGTGAATTGTTGATTGAACCTGTTAACGTTGGCTTTGCTGCCTTTTATGAATCATTGGGGCGTGTTGACCTCATGGAAAACCACTCGGAAGAGAAACCGGTTTTCATTTCAGGGAAGCAGGTGCGAGCGACCCTTCAGGAAGGCGAAATGGTCGACCCACGCATCATGCGGGAAAGTACTTCCAAGATTCTTTCAGAAGCAATGAAAGTTTCCTGATTGAATTCTGGTGAATTGCTGATAAACCAACGGCAGACAGAAGTCATTTCTGTCTGCCGTTTTTCATTTCTGAAATCAATTCTGCTTAAAAGTGTTACTATAGATTTGAATTGTCAACTAATCGGGAACGACTGCCCCTTTCCAGTTCTTTTTGAGTTGTCTGGAAAGCTGGCCGACAACGGTCTTCTGATCTGGTTGATTTGCGATATTTTTGTTTTCAGCAGAGTCATGTTGGTGGTCATAGAGTTCACGACCCACGATTTTTCCTGATTTGCGTTCCCGCCATTCGGTGTATCGATATCGGTCTGTCTTCATTGAGTAACCCATCATAGAGCCGCGTGGATACTGGCTGAACGCAGCCGGTTTCCAGGGACGATTGGGGTTCTCCAACAGCGGCTTGAAGCTGGTTCCTTCCAGGTGGTCTGGCAGAGGAATCCGGGCTAACTCACAGAGTGTGGGATAGATATCCACAAATTCAACCAGGGCACGGGTTGTTTTGCCGCTTGCTTGTATCTGTGGAGCACGAATGATTAAGGGAACCCGAGTATCCAGTTCAAAGTTAGTGTGCTTGCACCAGCCGGCATGTTCACCCAGCTTCCAACCATGATCGCCCCAGAGAATCACAATTGTATTGTCGTCCAGTTCCAAACGTTTTAGTTCATCGAGGATTTTTCCGATATTCGCATCAGTAAAGCTCACACTGGCATAATAACCGTGGCGCAGTTTCAAAGCTTGTTCCTCAGTCAGATCGCCTTTCCGGGGAATATCGGAATAGTTACGGAGTTCTCCCCAGTTCGTAGACGCCCATTGAGGAGCATCTTTCGGGAGAAACGGGTTCTCCGCCAGTTTGATCTCAGACCGATCGTAAAGATCCCAGTATTTTTGAGGAGCGACAAACGGCAGATGCGGTTTTAGAAAACCGACTGCCAGAAAGAATGGTTTTTGATGTTGTTTCTGTCGCTGAAGTGTTTTTAGAGCCTGTTCCGCAATTGCTCCATCCCGATAAAGATGATCGGGGACATCAGCCATCTCTGTCGCCGGACCCCGTGTCAAACGTGAGCGTTTTTTTCGACTCATTTTTTTAAGATTGAGCCCTTTCGTTTTAGCTCTGATAGCGGCTTGTGTTTCCGGTAGCTGATACCCTTTGGCTTTGACCTTTAGATATCGATCCCAGGAGGGATCATCATTCAAACTCCCATGATAAATTTTCCCCATGCCGACCGAGTGGTATCCATGTTTCATAAATTGTTGTGTTAGTGTGACGACATCGGGAACCGTCTTTCGAAAATGCGTCTCGAGATCATAGACCTTTGTCGAATCGGGACGCAGCCCTGTCATCAGGCTGGTGCGCGAAGGAGAACAGACTGCTTGCTGGCAGTAAGCTCGTTCAAACAATAGACCACTGGCGGCTAACCGATCGATGTTGGGACTCTTGATATGCGTGGCGCCATAACAACCCAGTTCCGGACGCAAATCGTCAACGGCGATGAACAGCACATTGGGTTTTTCTGAAGCGACAGAATTTGAAGAAGCAAGGCATCCAGAAAAAATGACAAGACAGAAGATGATTAAAAGTCGAAGTCGAACGGCCATGAAAGTCTTTCTTTATAATTGGTGCGGATGAGATTAATGAATCATGCGGATGGTAGCTCTAATATCTATCAGCTTGAGGGGAAATACAATCTGATGAGGCTGTTTCTTAACCATTTTTGTTTTCTTTTACGCTTTGGTAAATTTAAAGTTTATTAAATGGCTCCCATGTAACAAACTGAAGGTATCTGCCCTTCTGATCGGACAGTGACAACTGTTGTTTTGCACCATTTTACTGTTCGTTTTGTACTTGACTTCCACACGCCCATTTCGATACTCCCTGTTTATGTCTCGCGCGCGCGAGGAGAAAAAATCGGATAACTGGACAATGTGAATCAAGGTGGTTTATGCACTACCAAAACATGCTTTTTTTCCAACTTTTCACCTGAAGAATGGGAACTGGTTCTCGCTGTCTCGTATGGAATTACTCTTTTTGAGCACGCTGTCTGACTCCTTAAGCAATACCAAACCTCAATTTCATACCACATCTGAGACATTAAGGCGCATAAGTTTCTCTTAACCACCGCAAGCCTTCTAGCATGATATAAGAAGTGTGGTACACAAGAACGGAATTTCGAACTGGGAAACAAGTGCATTACAAAGCCTTTCAATACCAGTGCAATTCGTTGCGATGATCGAGTGGGAACTCAAATACTCCCGATGCTGGCTGCTAAAAAATTCAGGAAAAATACATCCGTCTAAGATCATAGGCAATAGCGCCAGACAACCCTAACTGAAAATCAGCCACATCTAAAAATACATCAGTGATAATAGAAGCTTCACGTCTTTTCTTTTCGTGACTTTAGTGTTTTTCGTGGTAGTACTCTTCCAAATTGATTTAGCAGTATCCGTCCTGACATTCCTGTGAGCGAAAGTGCGCTAGCACTCGGTAACTCAATCAGGCAAAAAATAAATCCAAGCCTAAGGGTGAGCATCGAGTGGTTTTAGGGTAGTATTCAATAAAGAAACAAGGTTTAATAAAGGCGTGTTCTGAGTCAATTTAAAAAATGGCATAAATTCAAAGTGAGCGTTCATGAATTCATCGAATCAAATTACACG
The Gimesia aquarii DNA segment above includes these coding regions:
- the rpsT gene encoding 30S ribosomal protein S20, yielding MPNSNSAKRALRKSEVRRLRNRSSRSELRSAIKNARIAIAGDDSQNAIKALQAATKKIDQAAAKGIIHKNAAARTKSRLAKSANKATAE
- a CDS encoding sulfate adenylyltransferase, with product MADLIAPHGGLSEPVCCTVSAEEIDSFKAEAATLPKVPVSAADLSTVYRLGDGTLSPLTGPMGEEVYNRVLDEACIEVNGKQYAWTIPLALPVTSELAGTLSSGQKVALTNPAGDIVATLDITDVYEWDKPKYLKSVYQTERTDHPGAAMVLEGDADNSHLIGGEIRVLPQPKNSSFGKYVLTPREVRALIADKGWEAVVAFQTRNPLHRAHEYALVYGLETLLRQGKNAGAVLNPLIGETKSDDVSAEIRMETYEKLIENRELGDGDSDPELWGPRDDSPPDRVLLLGLDIKMFYGGPKEAVMHGIYRQNMGYTNIVIGRKHADAPYADGTAIWGDFDAQEIFNNLAGELLIEPVNVGFAAFYESLGRVDLMENHSEEKPVFISGKQVRATLQEGEMVDPRIMRESTSKILSEAMKVS
- a CDS encoding sugar phosphate isomerase/epimerase family protein; protein product: MRLGMINSAWAQAGRDTVWGLEKTKALGFDCVDIFIDPLDADVRERKLVKDTCDRLDLPIVSVCCVAVGLIDFNPSVQRFHLQRVKDYLDLCYEYEAQNLLLVLGEYIWNREVIPPEEQWKQGVAQCRSLATYADSLGLKIALELEPFSLSLLNDVDSMVRFVDEVNHPALKANIDISHLVLANVEPEELRKLQGKAIHVHISDCDGKVHGDLPPGRGVVPFEPYLDEIKKLNIEGAISLELEYSPDPDKIEEWVQEAYESTSALLQKTGLRG
- a CDS encoding tetratricopeptide repeat protein, which encodes MTSDKNKKIAADCWRRGNEALAKENWDYSIDMFTTAVKLEPEALLYRQTKRGAERKKYGDNNSGSKMGVLKITGLKTKIKNSRRKKDWVSVDQYAEEGLSINPWDPVLNAEMAEACKNQGYEDSAIFGYKMAIENDKTNKGYYTDLGELLEEKGEFKQARECWEMALKLDPVDGNARSKVTALMATETRVRGGYEGAENSSGAKKGQSAYDEGRATREQRQQAQKGNAPDGPGQSLEADLQRAIRKEPENKDHYLRLADFYRREGKLPEAKEHYEKAYELSGKDANIGEQIEDIELEKLRDQLVKAKEQFNADRENAEAKKQVTLISKALIKREIDVMSRRVERYPADLRIKFELAQRFIRIKKWGSAISLLQQSVKDTRISSEALVALGKCFYAEKKKELAKRQFEKALPSLSPDDKPDIYKEAHYLLGRLYQESGEKDKAADHYSEILAVDYDYKDVKDRLEGL
- a CDS encoding sulfatase, which codes for MAVRLRLLIIFCLVIFSGCLASSNSVASEKPNVLFIAVDDLRPELGCYGATHIKSPNIDRLAASGLLFERAYCQQAVCSPSRTSLMTGLRPDSTKVYDLETHFRKTVPDVVTLTQQFMKHGYHSVGMGKIYHGSLNDDPSWDRYLKVKAKGYQLPETQAAIRAKTKGLNLKKMSRKKRSRLTRGPATEMADVPDHLYRDGAIAEQALKTLQRQKQHQKPFFLAVGFLKPHLPFVAPQKYWDLYDRSEIKLAENPFLPKDAPQWASTNWGELRNYSDIPRKGDLTEEQALKLRHGYYASVSFTDANIGKILDELKRLELDDNTIVILWGDHGWKLGEHAGWCKHTNFELDTRVPLIIRAPQIQASGKTTRALVEFVDIYPTLCELARIPLPDHLEGTSFKPLLENPNRPWKPAAFSQYPRGSMMGYSMKTDRYRYTEWRERKSGKIVGRELYDHQHDSAENKNIANQPDQKTVVGQLSRQLKKNWKGAVVPD
- a CDS encoding DUF1080 domain-containing protein; this translates as MKRFPLCALIICSLLFVFTHDSDADSKSPKWAATSVEKAGPDFQIQGEYSGVLGEDSNEPLKYGVQVIALGDGAFQAVGYPGGLPGDGWDQKEKVSAKGEKTGNVISFTSEQGRGDLEDGKITIFDADGNQVGTIKKVHRKSPTLGKKAPANAKVLFDSNRAEETVKNFTNGKITNEGLLKEGVTSKQKFKDGHLHLEFQLPFMPQARGQGRSNSGCYVLGRYEVQILDSFGLEGKDNECGGIYKVGAPSVNMCFPPLAWQTYDIDFQAAKYDKEGNKTDKAKITVKHNGVTIHDNREIDGPTPGGTNKDETIAGPLFLQNHSNPVRFRNIWVIEK
- a CDS encoding SDR family NAD(P)-dependent oxidoreductase, giving the protein MDLNLSGATVVITGGASGIGLVTARTFAEEGAQPILWDQTDQIELIANQLSKETGQTVLGFQVDITDLKAVEEITQQTLNRTSHIDHLVHAAAIGSRKFGFPFTNLEPSDWPRVFEVNMQGMVHIAHTLAPVMQQAGRGTMTFISSIAGQIGSQTDPPYSASKAANINFAQCMAKDLAGDGIRVNSVCPGMVQTPLNQSVWQAWNDRQSKENQKTYEQWAGEKIKQLVPLQRWQTKEDIANMIVFLSSVRAAQVTGQTINVDGGFVMHS